In Hippoglossus stenolepis isolate QCI-W04-F060 chromosome 21, HSTE1.2, whole genome shotgun sequence, one DNA window encodes the following:
- the kcnj12a gene encoding ATP-sensitive inward rectifier potassium channel 12, translated as MSVGRINRYSIVSSEEEGLRLTTMHGMNGFGNGKIHTRRKCRNRFVKKNGQCNVQFSNMEEKSQRYMADIFTTCVDIRWRWMLLVFTLVFVVSWLVFGLAFWVIALLHGDLDNPAGDDNFTPCVLQVNGFVAAFLFSIETQSTIGYGYRCVTEECPVAVFMVVFQSIVGCIIDCFMIGAIMAKMARPKKRAQTLLFSHNAVIAMRDGKLCLMWRVGNLRKSHIVEAHVRAQLIKPRITDEGEYIPLDQIDINVGFDKGLDRIFLVSPITILHEIDEESPLFGISKQDLETADFEVVVILEGMVEATAMTTQARSSYLASEILWGHRYEPVLFEEKNLYKVDYSHFHKTYEVPSTPRCSAKDMVENKFLVPSSNSFCYENELAFLHRDEEEEDVGGGGRVLANLSPDRNSRHEFDRLQPNRALDQRSYRRESEI; from the coding sequence ATGAGTGTGGGGAGGATCAACCGCTACAGCATTGTGTCATCCGAGGAAGAGGGTCTCCGCCTCACTACCATGCATGGCATGAACGGCTTTGGCAATGGCAAGATCCACACACGCCGTAAGTGCCGCAACCGCTTCGTCAAAAAGAATGGCCAGTGCAACGTGCAGTTTTCCAATATGGAGGAAAAGTCACAACGCTACATGGCTGATATCTTCACTACATGTGTCGATATTCGCTGGCGATGGATGCTGTTAGTCTTCACTCTTGTATTCGTTGTCTCCTGGCTGGTCTTCGGCTTAGCCTTTTGGGTCATCGCTTTGCTGCATGGTGATCTGGATAACCCCGCCGGAGATGACAACTTCACTCCATGTGTCCTACAAGTCAATGGATTTGTGgctgcttttctcttctccaTTGAAACACAGTCTACAATAGGTTATGGCTACCGCTGTGTGACTGAGGAGTGCCCAGTGGCTGTCTTTATGGTGGTCTTTCAGTCCATAGTGGGCTGCATCATTGACTGCTTCATGATCGGTGCCATCATGGCCAAGATGGCGAGGCCTAAGAAGCGAGCACAAACACTGTTGTTTAGCCACAATGCTGTCATTGCCATGCGGGATGGAAAGCTGTGTCTCATGTGGAGGGTAGGGAATCTTCGTAAGAGCCACATTGTAGAGGCCCATGTCAGGGCACAGCTCATCAAACCTCGGATCACGGATGAGGGAGAATATATCCCTTTAGACCAGATAGACATTAACGTGGGCTTTGATAAAGGCTTGGACAGGATTTTCTTAGTTTCACCCATCACTATTCTCCATGAGATCGATGAGGAGAGCCCTCTTTTTGGGATCAGTAAACAGGACTTAGAGACAGCAGACTTTGAGGTTGTTGTCATCTTGGAGGGCATGGTTGAAGCAACCGCCATGACCACACAGGCTCGCAGCTCCTATTTGGCCTCTGAGATCCTTTGGGGTCACCGGTATGAGCCAGTCTTGTTTGAGGAGAAGAACCTGTACAAGGTGGATTACTCACACTTTCACAAAACATATGAGGTGCCGTCCACCCCCCGCTGCAGTGCCAAGGACATGGTGGAGAACAAGTTCCTAGTCCCCAGCTCTAACTCCTTCTGCTATGAAAATGAGCTGGCCTTCCTCCAccgtgatgaggaggaggaggatgtagGTGGTGGAGGCAGGGTACTGGCAAACCTCAGTCCAGACCGGAACAGCCGACATGAGTTTGATCGCTTACAGCCCAACAGAGCACTGGATCAACGGTCATATCGCAGAGAGTCGGAAATATGA